The following proteins are encoded in a genomic region of Leptospira fainei serovar Hurstbridge str. BUT 6:
- the glmM gene encoding phosphoglucosamine mutase, producing MALDPRSPVFQHPDLMVSVSGIRGIIPTGLSSDVIYDALRAFGTWLKGNTVVIGRDSRPSGAFIESIAIGVMQGMGKNVILLGVVPTPTVKAVVNQTKAAGGIMISASHNPVIWNAFKFIGPGGFFTGASDLEEILDVVRTESYKPFQFKPNSKVEEGRDKIQGHIDSVLARVNVAGIKKKKYSVFLDAVNGGGSFVLPELLKSLGCKVIALHCKPDGTFPRPPEPTPDALRQSSRAMRQSGADVGFALDPDADRLVILTPKKGAISEEYTLPLSFLSYLASNKVPKRASLTVNLSTSFINDWVASSAGIPTFRSKVGEANVVSEMIRRKSVFGGEGNGGVIDPAIPSFGRDSLSGVAHVLNLLALKGEAVDSVLSGLPAVHMRKIAYKISGKKPEQIYSQFRNEFPDHGEDIRDGLRLSSEDSWIHIRPSNTEPILRVIAEARTKKDLSALIETAGKIMENS from the coding sequence ATGGCTTTAGATCCACGATCACCGGTTTTCCAACATCCCGATTTGATGGTTTCCGTCTCCGGAATCCGGGGAATTATTCCAACGGGACTCAGTTCCGACGTCATCTATGACGCCCTCCGTGCTTTCGGCACCTGGCTAAAAGGCAATACTGTCGTAATTGGTCGTGATTCTCGCCCGAGCGGAGCTTTCATTGAAAGCATCGCGATTGGCGTTATGCAAGGAATGGGGAAGAACGTAATTCTCCTGGGTGTAGTTCCTACTCCGACCGTAAAAGCGGTCGTAAACCAAACCAAAGCTGCGGGGGGAATCATGATCTCCGCGTCGCACAATCCCGTAATTTGGAACGCTTTCAAGTTCATAGGACCTGGCGGCTTCTTTACCGGTGCAAGTGACCTGGAAGAAATTCTAGACGTCGTTAGAACCGAGAGTTATAAGCCCTTCCAATTTAAGCCGAATTCAAAAGTGGAAGAAGGTCGGGACAAAATCCAAGGGCATATCGATTCCGTGCTCGCTAGAGTTAATGTCGCCGGCATTAAGAAGAAAAAATATTCCGTTTTCCTCGATGCGGTAAACGGAGGCGGAAGCTTCGTTTTACCCGAATTATTAAAGAGTTTAGGCTGCAAGGTGATTGCACTGCATTGTAAACCGGATGGGACGTTTCCTCGTCCGCCCGAACCGACTCCGGATGCACTACGTCAATCCTCGAGGGCTATGAGACAATCGGGGGCAGATGTTGGGTTTGCTTTGGATCCGGACGCGGATCGCCTGGTGATATTGACTCCGAAAAAAGGAGCAATTTCCGAGGAATACACTTTGCCGCTGAGCTTTTTGTCTTACCTTGCTTCCAATAAAGTTCCAAAGCGCGCCTCCCTCACGGTTAACCTATCCACAAGCTTCATCAATGATTGGGTTGCGTCATCTGCAGGAATTCCGACATTTCGCTCTAAAGTCGGCGAGGCCAACGTTGTGTCGGAAATGATACGGCGAAAATCGGTGTTTGGTGGGGAAGGGAACGGTGGAGTGATAGATCCGGCAATTCCTTCTTTTGGTCGAGATTCGCTTTCCGGGGTGGCACATGTCTTGAATCTGCTTGCCCTGAAGGGAGAAGCAGTCGATTCTGTGCTGAGCGGTCTTCCAGCAGTGCATATGCGAAAAATCGCCTATAAAATCAGCGGTAAAAAACCGGAGCAGATCTATTCCCAATTCAGAAACGAATTTCCGGATCATGGAGAAGATATCAGGGATGGTTTGCGCTTATCCTCCGAGGATTCCTGGATTCATATTCGTCCGTCGAATACTGAACCTATCTTGAGGGTCATCGCCGAAGCTCGAACGAAAAAAGATCTTTCTGCTTTGATAGAAACGGCAGGAAAGATTATGGAGAATTCATAA
- the rpsT gene encoding 30S ribosomal protein S20 yields MANIKSSEKDIRRTKRRNAANSQNRNRLRTQAKKILKAIQDGEKEALKTLYKEYASLLDKAAKTNLIHSKNADRKKSRMALRINNQAATA; encoded by the coding sequence TTGGCGAACATAAAGTCTTCAGAAAAAGATATCCGTAGGACTAAGCGCAGAAATGCGGCAAATTCCCAGAATCGGAATCGCCTTAGGACCCAAGCAAAAAAGATCCTAAAGGCCATCCAAGATGGTGAAAAGGAAGCGCTTAAAACCCTTTATAAGGAATACGCTTCTCTTCTCGATAAAGCAGCCAAAACCAACCTCATCCACTCTAAAAACGCTGATCGTAAGAAGAGTCGGATGGCATTGCGCATTAATAACCAAGCTGCCACCGCGTAA
- a CDS encoding LIC_10450 family protein, producing the protein MIPGQESQYILVNSINQIDPNKLSLSQLGTKYMDRLGNRYAVRFNKESRKAELVRITLQKASEALPPQRPKPKSGKVSPPLDLEKLSTLLKNTKQQNTEWIDALVEKAKEAKAIAPANSEGIPAREAEMVASAADLSEAVAKTSPANFDKFDLSKIDLNIMESRNTAVDEKDDTPFFIEPSEDNSGRETKFIEDTLAGVQRIKERIESVLNNIRNSKIFEATGDPSENKNIIGNLNREYDLEFFQKLDKILNYHKELTAFPRSITYYVAKYESGRKQALQSRSGDHEKLQLVIRWEMQEMLLSLTKKLKKMMLDTLNVLNTKNDNHLKQIAYNQQQMFKDARSALLYCSEDVGALLISLQKWVDSEG; encoded by the coding sequence ATGATTCCAGGACAAGAATCTCAATATATACTCGTAAATTCGATCAATCAGATCGATCCGAATAAGCTTTCCCTATCGCAATTGGGCACGAAGTATATGGATCGTCTCGGCAATCGGTATGCGGTCCGCTTTAATAAAGAAAGCCGCAAAGCGGAATTAGTTCGAATAACGTTACAGAAAGCGTCCGAAGCTCTTCCGCCGCAACGCCCTAAACCGAAATCCGGAAAAGTATCTCCTCCTTTGGATCTGGAAAAACTATCAACCCTCTTAAAGAATACAAAACAACAAAATACCGAATGGATAGACGCCCTTGTGGAAAAGGCGAAGGAAGCGAAGGCAATCGCTCCGGCCAACTCGGAAGGAATTCCTGCTCGCGAAGCCGAAATGGTCGCATCAGCGGCAGATCTCTCCGAAGCGGTCGCAAAAACGTCTCCGGCTAATTTCGACAAATTCGATCTTTCTAAAATCGATTTGAATATTATGGAAAGTAGAAATACTGCCGTCGACGAAAAGGACGATACTCCGTTTTTTATCGAACCCTCGGAAGATAATTCCGGACGGGAAACGAAATTTATCGAAGATACTCTTGCCGGAGTTCAGCGAATTAAGGAAAGAATCGAATCAGTTCTGAATAATATTCGCAACTCTAAGATCTTTGAAGCAACCGGGGATCCGTCGGAGAATAAAAACATCATCGGCAATCTTAATCGGGAATACGATCTGGAGTTTTTTCAAAAATTAGACAAGATCCTGAATTATCATAAGGAATTGACGGCTTTCCCGAGATCGATTACCTACTATGTTGCAAAGTATGAATCGGGCAGAAAGCAGGCGCTTCAGTCGAGATCCGGCGATCATGAGAAATTACAACTCGTGATCCGCTGGGAAATGCAGGAAATGCTGCTTTCCCTAACAAAAAAATTGAAGAAAATGATGCTCGATACTTTGAACGTTTTAAATACTAAGAATGATAACCACCTTAAGCAAATCGCCTATAACCAGCAGCAAATGTTTAAAGACGCTAGGAGCGCTTTATTATATTGCTCGGAGGATGTAGGGGCACTACTTATATCCTTGCAAAAATGGGTCGATAGCGAAGGGTAG
- a CDS encoding glycosyltransferase family 2 protein, with amino-acid sequence MKLSIVIPCYNEKQTIKNILETVRKVPFKDKEIIVVDDYSADGTRELLQTPAFKKLYDRLVLHEKNQGKGAALRTGFQSATGDIVIVQDADLEYDPFEIPIVIDPIYKGKADVVFGSRFMGNRPHRVVYYWHRLGNLVLTTLSNMFTNINLTDMETCYKAFRREIIQSIHIKENRFGFEPEITAKIAKIPGIRIYEVGISYYGRTYAEGKKIGWKDGFRAIYCIVRYNLFG; translated from the coding sequence ATGAAACTTTCCATCGTTATTCCCTGTTACAACGAAAAACAAACCATTAAAAACATCTTGGAAACGGTTCGCAAAGTCCCTTTCAAAGACAAAGAAATCATCGTCGTCGATGATTATTCCGCCGATGGCACTCGAGAATTATTGCAAACACCCGCTTTTAAGAAGCTGTACGACCGATTGGTTCTTCATGAAAAAAACCAAGGAAAAGGAGCCGCACTTAGAACCGGATTTCAATCGGCGACGGGCGATATAGTCATAGTGCAGGATGCGGATCTCGAATACGATCCTTTTGAAATTCCTATCGTCATAGACCCGATTTATAAGGGAAAAGCGGACGTCGTTTTCGGAAGTCGCTTCATGGGAAATCGTCCGCATAGAGTCGTTTATTATTGGCACAGACTCGGAAATTTGGTATTAACCACTCTTTCAAACATGTTTACGAATATCAATCTTACCGATATGGAAACATGCTACAAAGCCTTTCGCCGGGAAATTATTCAAAGCATCCATATTAAAGAGAACCGATTCGGGTTTGAACCGGAGATTACGGCAAAGATAGCTAAGATTCCCGGAATTCGCATATACGAAGTGGGCATATCCTATTACGGCAGAACTTACGCGGAAGGTAAAAAAATCGGGTGGAAAGACGGATTTCGCGCCATCTACTGCATAGTCAGATATAATCTTTTCGGATAA
- a CDS encoding LA_3751/LA_3752 family putative glycosyltransferase has translation MRDKNLKAFLVFAAAYIGLLIWLKPWNGFFSDSLLKIHESYSLVVSGLHSELLWYPGKAIDPNYEFFLWQGRYSFKSAEGFIGVFPIFLSVLYLPLTSWEAFSLIPFFGAIFHLFSAWILRNHWKLSWFWTAFAFFGTYVFLMGPDASEHPILLFLLLLGITQFFKFERKGMIFAGLLFGLGVWLRPETLVFFASFWIAGRISFGKNWLRKSFYFSLSFSLIVFLFFLFNFWDYHHILGPRVSENFKPDPGVDGTLFRWAWDILIGSYAMPGFLLYLPVFAILAGRIFFVWSKINSVEKTLFCTLCIFIPAVAILSPNNGISNWGPRYLGLSLFPLTILLSRIWAISDWKTIRFSGFANGIGNLLLLYSFLMSFAGILIYRASIRQIQDTRLVSKNGNPDILIYSDAVLCNSTGTEYFKKIVLCSPNGISSERVQKLLNDISKSYKGKRLGFISYGEKAYKMASEERNGAGNVREYLSAVLSEKKNRDFWLDSLRTRFGEENLDSRKIWEYREYIIK, from the coding sequence GTGCGTGATAAGAATCTAAAAGCCTTTCTCGTTTTTGCCGCCGCGTACATAGGTTTACTAATTTGGCTCAAACCGTGGAACGGTTTTTTTTCCGATTCATTATTAAAAATTCATGAATCCTATTCTCTCGTCGTTTCCGGCCTTCATTCGGAATTGCTTTGGTATCCGGGAAAGGCTATCGATCCGAATTATGAATTTTTTCTTTGGCAGGGTAGATATTCATTTAAGTCCGCAGAGGGGTTTATCGGAGTTTTCCCGATTTTCCTGTCGGTGTTATATCTTCCACTGACTAGTTGGGAAGCTTTTTCGCTAATCCCTTTCTTCGGCGCGATCTTTCATTTGTTTTCGGCATGGATCTTGCGAAATCATTGGAAATTATCCTGGTTCTGGACCGCATTTGCCTTCTTTGGAACGTACGTTTTTCTGATGGGGCCGGACGCCTCCGAACATCCGATCCTTTTATTTCTACTTCTTTTAGGCATTACGCAATTTTTCAAATTCGAACGCAAAGGGATGATATTCGCCGGTTTGCTTTTCGGCCTTGGAGTTTGGCTACGTCCTGAGACATTAGTTTTTTTCGCTTCGTTCTGGATTGCCGGTCGGATTAGTTTCGGAAAAAATTGGCTGCGAAAATCTTTTTACTTCTCATTATCTTTTTCCTTAATCGTTTTCTTATTCTTCTTATTTAATTTTTGGGATTATCATCATATTTTAGGACCTCGGGTTTCAGAAAATTTTAAGCCGGATCCAGGGGTTGACGGAACTCTTTTTCGCTGGGCTTGGGATATTCTAATCGGGTCGTATGCGATGCCCGGATTTCTATTGTATTTGCCGGTATTTGCGATATTGGCAGGCAGAATTTTCTTCGTTTGGTCTAAAATCAATTCCGTAGAAAAAACTTTATTTTGCACACTTTGCATTTTTATTCCTGCGGTTGCGATTTTATCTCCCAATAACGGAATCTCCAATTGGGGACCCAGATATCTTGGACTGTCCTTATTCCCGCTCACAATCCTCCTTTCAAGAATCTGGGCGATCTCAGATTGGAAGACCATACGGTTTTCGGGTTTCGCGAACGGCATCGGTAACCTGCTATTACTTTATTCTTTTCTAATGAGTTTTGCCGGGATCTTGATTTATAGAGCTAGTATCCGCCAAATTCAGGACACGCGACTGGTTTCCAAAAATGGAAATCCGGATATACTGATCTATTCGGACGCCGTTCTTTGTAACTCGACCGGGACCGAATATTTTAAAAAAATCGTCCTATGTTCCCCAAATGGAATTTCCTCCGAGAGGGTCCAAAAGTTATTAAACGACATATCCAAATCTTACAAAGGCAAGCGACTAGGTTTTATTTCGTACGGAGAAAAAGCCTACAAGATGGCTTCCGAAGAGAGAAACGGAGCAGGCAATGTCCGAGAATATTTATCAGCGGTGCTTTCAGAAAAAAAGAATCGAGACTTTTGGCTCGATTCTTTACGGACGAGATTCGGAGAAGAAAATCTTGATTCGAGAAAAATTTGGGAATATAGGGAATATATAATTAAATAA
- a CDS encoding YceI family protein yields the protein MNKKNILFVLLVGAFALTSVQAGNFKLDNAHTSVGFKVKHLAISNVPGTFKEYNGKFAFDEKTNSLTGLEVTIQAASISTNDADRDKHLKGKDFFDAGEFATIAFKATKAAVKKGGVSKVAGELTIKGVTKPVVLEVKYGGSAKDPWGNTHLAFEAETKINRKDFGLTWNKTLETGGLLVGEEVSIRIEGEAIPE from the coding sequence ATGAACAAAAAAAATATTCTATTCGTCCTGTTGGTCGGAGCATTCGCTCTTACTAGCGTACAGGCTGGCAACTTTAAGTTAGACAACGCTCATACTTCCGTCGGCTTCAAAGTAAAACACCTTGCTATCTCCAACGTTCCTGGAACATTCAAGGAATATAATGGCAAATTCGCTTTCGACGAAAAAACCAACAGCTTAACCGGCTTAGAAGTTACGATCCAGGCTGCTTCCATTTCCACGAATGACGCAGATCGTGATAAACATCTGAAAGGAAAAGATTTCTTTGATGCTGGCGAATTTGCCACCATCGCGTTCAAGGCAACCAAAGCAGCCGTTAAGAAAGGCGGAGTATCTAAAGTGGCCGGAGAATTGACGATTAAAGGAGTGACCAAGCCGGTCGTACTCGAAGTAAAATACGGCGGTTCCGCAAAAGATCCGTGGGGAAACACTCACCTTGCTTTCGAAGCGGAAACCAAAATCAATAGAAAAGATTTCGGCTTAACTTGGAATAAGACTCTTGAAACCGGCGGCTTATTGGTCGGGGAAGAAGTTTCCATTCGCATTGAAGGCGAAGCAATTCCCGAATAA
- the bufA2 gene encoding BufA2 family periplasmic bufferin-type metallophore encodes MNDLTKHLLIGAALTGLLTTGAIAEDKTGSDSKGECHGINSCKGTGDCGGKGHSCAGKNSCKGHGWLSLTKKDCDAKKGTFKKS; translated from the coding sequence ATGAACGACCTAACTAAACATTTACTGATTGGAGCCGCGTTGACCGGCTTATTGACGACAGGAGCCATCGCTGAGGATAAAACCGGATCCGACTCGAAGGGAGAATGCCATGGAATTAATTCCTGCAAGGGAACGGGAGATTGCGGCGGTAAAGGACATTCTTGCGCGGGAAAAAATTCCTGCAAAGGCCACGGCTGGCTTTCACTTACCAAGAAGGATTGCGACGCAAAAAAAGGAACCTTTAAGAAATCTTAA
- a CDS encoding HvfC/BufC N-terminal domain-containing protein, with amino-acid sequence MNENTFREQFANSILTSNWKNPLRKEILPAARLNDVSALEIYSSGYTVRLTEALSEIFETVWRVLGDEEFFAVAETFLHNVPSISYNLSNYGKEFPAYLERKFPKILFLKELAEFEYLFAQLFHRPAGPTVDPKHSLEGKEPGDLRFIFSDTAIFLKNDFPVYGLWKKRKEESCQIPEEKSAEFLLMGKKGNDIRTEVLDEWGWTFGKRLQENRTLLEAVEMTGVPPSGTKTVADFLSTLIRGGFLKDIKIS; translated from the coding sequence ATGAACGAGAATACTTTTCGAGAGCAGTTTGCTAATTCCATTCTGACTTCGAATTGGAAAAATCCATTACGGAAGGAAATCCTTCCCGCAGCACGACTGAATGATGTTTCGGCTTTAGAAATTTATTCCTCCGGATATACCGTAAGGTTAACCGAAGCATTAAGTGAAATTTTTGAAACAGTTTGGCGAGTTTTGGGGGACGAGGAATTCTTTGCAGTTGCGGAAACGTTTCTACATAATGTCCCTTCCATCTCCTATAATTTATCGAATTACGGGAAAGAGTTTCCCGCCTACCTAGAACGGAAATTTCCGAAAATCTTATTCTTGAAGGAATTGGCGGAATTCGAATATTTATTTGCCCAACTTTTCCACAGACCGGCCGGCCCGACGGTCGATCCGAAACATTCTTTGGAAGGAAAAGAACCGGGAGATCTTCGGTTTATTTTTTCCGACACGGCAATTTTCTTGAAAAACGATTTTCCAGTTTACGGCCTATGGAAGAAGAGAAAGGAGGAATCCTGCCAAATTCCGGAAGAAAAAAGTGCCGAATTTTTATTAATGGGTAAAAAGGGAAATGATATTCGAACGGAAGTTCTCGATGAATGGGGGTGGACGTTCGGTAAACGACTACAGGAAAATAGAACCCTCCTCGAGGCAGTGGAGATGACTGGAGTTCCACCGTCGGGAACTAAAACCGTCGCGGATTTTTTATCCACTTTGATTCGAGGAGGGTTCCTAAAGGATATTAAGATTTCTTAA
- the bufB gene encoding MNIO family bufferin maturase: MPIQKNKIQPIDSLDRLGIGVGLRSEHYPYLREKKPVRISWFEAISENYMDSEGKPLVMLEEVRKDFPVALHGVSLSLLGESFPNSRYMDRWKSLIERIDPVIVSDHLCWTDNGGHYLHDLLPFPFTKGFQKLAIERIEKIQEFLGRRILIENVSTYLRFRSDEMTEWEFLTGVLKGSGCGLLLDLNNVYVNSFNHGFSANQFLDGIPWDSVGQIHIAGFTDTGEFLFDTHSKPVSKSVWDLMAAYSEKIQAIPVLLEWDADIPPFPELEMEALKAAEFLSIGTI; the protein is encoded by the coding sequence ATGCCGATTCAGAAAAATAAAATTCAACCGATCGATTCTCTCGATCGGTTGGGGATAGGTGTCGGCCTTCGATCGGAACATTATCCGTACTTACGGGAAAAGAAACCGGTTAGAATTTCTTGGTTCGAAGCGATTTCCGAGAATTATATGGACTCGGAAGGAAAACCTCTGGTCATGTTAGAGGAGGTTCGGAAGGATTTTCCCGTCGCGTTGCACGGAGTGTCTCTATCATTACTCGGAGAATCTTTTCCGAATTCCCGTTACATGGATAGATGGAAGTCCTTGATAGAAAGAATCGATCCCGTGATCGTTTCGGATCATCTTTGCTGGACGGATAACGGCGGTCATTATTTGCACGACCTGCTCCCATTTCCGTTTACCAAAGGATTTCAAAAACTTGCCATCGAAAGAATCGAAAAAATTCAAGAGTTCCTGGGAAGGAGAATCCTGATTGAAAACGTTTCGACATACCTCCGATTTCGTTCGGACGAAATGACGGAATGGGAATTTTTAACGGGGGTTCTCAAAGGGAGCGGTTGCGGCTTATTATTGGATTTAAATAATGTTTACGTTAATTCGTTTAATCATGGTTTTTCTGCGAATCAATTTTTGGACGGGATTCCTTGGGATTCGGTAGGACAAATTCATATAGCCGGATTTACCGATACGGGTGAGTTTTTGTTCGATACGCATTCAAAACCGGTGTCCAAATCGGTTTGGGATCTAATGGCCGCATATTCCGAGAAAATCCAAGCTATCCCGGTATTACTGGAATGGGATGCCGATATCCCTCCATTTCCGGAATTGGAAATGGAGGCCTTGAAAGCCGCGGAATTCCTATCGATTGGAACGATATGA
- a CDS encoding YHS domain-containing (seleno)protein, translated as MNKSHFLFPFFVLFVACSGGQTVDPVFKADGLIAIRGYDPVAYFSESKAVAGDEKFQTTWNGAKWKFSSQKNLNAFKKKPENYAPQYGGYCAYAMRDGETYEIDPKAWKIVEGKLYLNYNEKVNGFWSRDIPGNIKKADNQWAKLPKKTVIP; from the coding sequence ATGAACAAGTCACATTTTCTTTTTCCTTTTTTCGTACTTTTCGTCGCCTGCAGCGGTGGGCAGACTGTTGATCCGGTATTCAAAGCAGATGGTTTAATTGCGATTCGCGGTTATGATCCTGTAGCTTATTTTTCGGAAAGCAAGGCGGTAGCGGGAGATGAAAAATTTCAAACCACTTGGAACGGAGCGAAATGGAAATTCTCTTCGCAGAAGAACTTGAATGCATTTAAGAAAAAACCGGAAAATTACGCCCCTCAATACGGCGGATATTGTGCCTACGCAATGCGCGACGGCGAAACTTATGAAATCGATCCGAAGGCATGGAAAATCGTAGAGGGAAAGCTATATCTGAACTATAATGAAAAAGTAAACGGATTTTGGAGTCGGGACATTCCGGGAAATATAAAGAAAGCGGATAACCAATGGGCAAAGCTACCCAAGAAAACCGTGATCCCGTAA
- a CDS encoding J domain-containing protein, with product MTAKSFDQVKSSIEDILFEIQSSSTDCEWYISADKIIEILDIRREDYYKILYALRADMAYSSKGAQGFRESRADILVLLLGKILKIEGLEHEFAKAGVYFDDVYLEELRVHLKEIVIAKLDKHDLDKELLLLLISSTKRFEDAFDSYFDDKFDLGRLVDNGIAEFLDRKSIPADYGADVFLRKYFYQILNTKVFPLREFTAEYRDRAYYEIFGRFRKDEQKKKKTKAQNRRSRVVNSYEEDEETRRHREFLGLAEEYDGGDLRKKYKELIKKYHPDVNKDGLEMTQRIVASYNYLVMKGRNE from the coding sequence GTGACGGCGAAAAGTTTCGATCAAGTGAAGTCCTCTATCGAGGATATACTTTTTGAAATCCAATCCTCTAGTACGGATTGTGAATGGTATATTTCTGCCGACAAAATAATCGAAATATTGGATATCAGAAGGGAGGATTATTATAAGATCCTCTACGCACTTCGGGCCGACATGGCGTATTCTTCGAAAGGTGCGCAAGGGTTTCGGGAATCCAGAGCGGATATTCTGGTTCTTCTTTTAGGCAAGATTTTAAAGATCGAAGGACTAGAGCACGAATTTGCGAAAGCAGGCGTTTATTTCGACGATGTTTATCTCGAGGAACTTCGAGTTCATTTAAAAGAAATCGTCATCGCTAAATTGGACAAACACGATCTGGATAAAGAGCTGCTCCTGCTCTTGATTTCCTCCACTAAGAGATTTGAAGACGCTTTCGATTCCTACTTCGACGATAAATTCGATCTAGGACGTTTAGTCGATAATGGAATTGCGGAATTTTTGGATCGGAAATCCATCCCGGCCGATTACGGAGCGGATGTTTTCCTTCGAAAGTACTTTTACCAAATCTTAAATACGAAGGTGTTTCCGCTTCGGGAGTTCACGGCAGAATATAGGGATCGTGCCTATTATGAAATTTTCGGTCGTTTCCGAAAAGATGAACAAAAGAAGAAAAAAACCAAAGCCCAAAACCGTAGATCAAGGGTCGTAAATTCTTATGAAGAGGACGAAGAGACACGTCGTCATAGAGAATTTTTGGGATTGGCAGAAGAATACGACGGCGGGGATCTTAGGAAGAAGTACAAGGAATTAATTAAGAAATATCATCCCGACGTAAATAAGGACGGTCTTGAAATGACCCAGAGGATCGTCGCTTCGTATAACTATCTCGTCATGAAAGGAAGAAACGAATAG